One stretch of Arachis hypogaea cultivar Tifrunner chromosome 20, arahy.Tifrunner.gnm2.J5K5, whole genome shotgun sequence DNA includes these proteins:
- the LOC112785925 gene encoding uncharacterized protein — MKDPGSFQIPCIIGDISIEKALCDLVASINLMSLAMMKRMRIEEAKLTRMALQLADRTFKFPHGVVEDLLVKVGEFIFPADFVVFDMEEEANTSIILGRPFLATARAIIDVQKGELVLRLLEEKMVFNVFKAMIYPKESIGECMMVDTMEKLVQGVLEEEQCEEIMELDQQASCGELPQEIIQDSIMMEKTSKKEVEAPRLELKTLPPSLKYAYLGDNNAYPIIINSSLSKE, encoded by the coding sequence atgaaagatcctgggagcttccaaattccttgcatcataggggatataAGCATTGAGAAGGCATTGTGTGATCTGGTAGCTAGCATTAACCTTATGTCCTTGGCCATGATGAAAAGAATGAGAATTGAAGAGGCCAAactaacaagaatggcactccaattagCTGACAGAACATTCAAATTCCCTCATGGTGTGGTGGAAGATTTGTTGGTAAAGGTgggagagtttatcttcccagcTGACTTTGTTGTGTTTGATATGGAGGAAGAGGCTAACACatcaattatcttgggaaggccattcctagctactgctagAGCTATAATTGATGTACAAAAGGGAGAGCTAGTCTTGAGACTGCTTGAAGAGAAGATGGTATTCAATGTTTTCAAGGCAATGATCTATCCAAAGGAGTCCATTGGTGAATGCATGATGGTAGACACAATGGAGAAGCTAGTCCAAGGTGtcctagaagaagaacaatgtgaagaaATTATGGAGCTTGATCAACAAGCATCATGTGGTGAATTACCACAAGAAATCATACAAGACTCAATCATGATGGAGAAGACAAGCAAAAAGGAAGTGGAGGCACCAAGGTTGGAGTTGAAGACTCTGCCTCCAAGCTTGAAGTATGCCTACTTGGGTGACAACAACGCATACCCAATAATCATCAACTCAAGCTTGAGTAAAGAGTAA